In Raphanus sativus cultivar WK10039 unplaced genomic scaffold, ASM80110v3 Scaffold0106, whole genome shotgun sequence, a genomic segment contains:
- the LOC108829566 gene encoding uncharacterized protein LOC108829566 — protein MRKVVVVDGTSMKGKYGGCLLSACAQDGNFQIFPLAFAVVDNENDNAWEWFFQKLSTFVTDCPQLVFISDRHASIYTGMRKVYKEAHHAACVVHLWRNIQVLYKMPRLGNLMSAAARAFTITEFNRVFIQIQRINPACASYLVDIGFTHWTRAHFKGRRYNIMDSNIAESWNAAIKEAREYPLIMMLEYIRTTVMGWLALRRAKANNEQGTLTPNVRKLVEENYDLSTAMAVRDISELEFQVQDPTGECFTVSLALGSCSCREYDEIGIPCPHALAAASKVWFPSDSLVASAYRIQNWREGFAGKIYPVPSVGGSQVGSSTTTELLPPAVRRPSGRPRKVRIKSRGEFKKSGQSSSNRRCARCGRTGHNRASCRNPI, from the exons ATGAGGAAAGTAGTGGTCGTTGACGGCACTTCTATGAAAGGCAAGTATGGAGGATGCCTCTTATCGGCATGCGCACAAGACGGGAATTTCCAAATATTTCCCCTAGCTTTTGCAGTGGTTGACAACGAAAACGATAACGCCTGGGAGTGGTTTTTCCAGAAGCTGAGCACATTTGTCACCGACTGCCCCCAGCTCGTCTTTATCTCGGATAGACATGCTAGCATATACACTGGCATGCGAAAG GTGTACAAAGAAGCCCACCACGCAGCGTGTGTGGTCCATCTCTGGCGCAATATTCAGGTACTCTATAAGATGCCAAGACTTGGAAACCTAATGTCTGCTGCAGCTCGGGCATTCACGATCACTGAATTCAATAGGGTGTTCATACAAATCCAGAGAATTAACCCTGCTTGTGCTTCCTATCTTGTTGATATAG GATTCACGCATTGGACGAGGGCACATTTCAAAGGTCGAAGATACAACATAATGGACTCTAACATAGCTGAGTCATGGAATGCAGCCATTAAGGAGGCAAGAGAGTACCCACTAATCATGATGCTGGAGTATATACGAACAACTGTGATGGGTTGGTTGGCATTGCGCCGTGCAAAAGCTAACAACGAGCAGGGAACATTGACCCCTAACGTGCGTAAACTTGTTGAAGAAAACTATGACCTCTCAACTGCAATGGCTGTGCGTGACATAAGTGAATTAGAATTTCAAGTTCAGGACCCTACAGGAGAGTGTTTCACAGTTAGCTTAGCCCTTGGGTCCTGCTCTTGCAGAGAGTATGACGAAATCGGAATCCCCTGTCCCCATGCTCTAGCTGCCGCGTCGAAGGTTTGGTTCCCATCAGACTCTCTGGTTGCCTCCGCCTATCGGATCCAAAATTGGAGAGAAGGATTTGCTGGGAAAATCTACCCAGTTCCTTCAGTTGGTGGGTCGCAAGTTGGTTCATCTACCACAACCGAACTCCTTCCCCCAGCCGTCCGCAGGCCATCTGGGCGCCCAAGGAAGGTGCGAATCAAGTCTCGTGGAGAGTTCAAG AAGTCAGGACAGTCATCATCCAACAGGAGATGCGCACGTTGTGGCCGTACTGGGCACAACAGGGCATCTTGCCGCAATCCTATATAA